AGTAGACCCTTCACAAGTTGTTCgtgtcaaaacaaacaaaaaaaaacgctaGAAGGTGTTATATTTCTAACACATTTCTGTCCGTAGAGCTTCCTCTGTCCATGAACTTCTGAGAAAGTAAATCAAAATCAGAGTATAAGTAGAGGAAGTTGTCTTTAATAATACAGGTTTCAGATCATATATCAAGGTAGCATATTGTTGACTGTACTGGCTTTAGAATCTGGGTTAATGACGTGTTCGCTAGCAGGATGAGCATCATCGGATATACTGAATCTCTTCCTCCAAATGTCAGAGAGCACGTGGTCTGCACTTCCAAGATGTTCGTATATAAGTAACAGAAAGAGGAAGTCACTCATATTTTCTGCTTCTTCTAGACTGTGTTTAGAGTGCCTAAGGGGTATAAAGATGCTTCAAGTGGTAAGTTAGCTTAGTTTATTGGACCTGTGGTATAACCCTTACATGTAGCATTTAACTGCTCAACTGGTTGTAATATTCAGTGCGATCTAATATGTTTCATGTGATGTCTCTAAAAGGCGTTTGTAATTTCATGTTTAGAGCCAAAGCTTTCACAGTATTTATTTAACGTTAAGCAAATAAGATACGAAAGAGTTGAATATTGAGGTTTGTTTAAATGGTATTAGAGTACAATGGGTTTTATTAACGTTATTTTCTTTTCCAGTTGATCCTCACGTGTGTGATAGGATCTTCCTGGCAGCAGGAGATTTATCCATACAAGCGTAACGTTCCTGCTAAACCAGAAGTTTCGTATTATCGTCAGCCAGCGATAGTTCACAAAGTACAAATCGGTTCCGAACTACAAGGTGATTATAAGTTTACCTATGACACTGGAGAAAGTCCTCTAGGTCAAAGTTACCGCACCGAGACGCGGCTCCCTGACGGGTCAGTAAAGGGATCATATGGTTATCTGGACCAGAACAACAAGCTGAGAATAATAAGGTATTTTGCTGGCAAGGAGGGTTTTGTAGCCGAAGGAGACGTGAGCCCTATAAACTCACCACCCCCTGCTCCTCAACCCATTCTACAACATTTGGTTGCCAATAAGTCTCCTCAGTATCTTCCACAGCAGCATGTCACCCGTCAACTACCTGATGACGTCTCTCAATACCAGCGTACCTCCAGTCAGCCACCTCGTTCCAATCTTCAACACCCAATTTATCGTCAACCACCAGATAATACCCCTCAACGTGATTTCGTTCCGGAACCTCAGCTTCATCTGTCTCCACTAAAGACGTTCAAGCCACCTCCTCAAAGTTCATACACTGAAGATGATTTTGGCCCACCTTTCATTGACACATCACTTCTCTCGTACAACATTGGTGCCAAACAAAGGGCATAGGAGACCAAAACAGAATTATATGTTTAGCCATCGCTTAATATTGATGTACGCAAGTTGATTAAAAAATGAGTAcgtatttaattttactaaactgtttgatgttattaaaacaataacaaggtACAGCATAAGGGGATAATAGCACCATAATTGGATATACGAAAAACCAAAGAGCTCAACCATCGTCACATGATGATCGCACCATAATGGAATATATGGTATATTAAAATAGAGCCAGCATCGTCACGTGATAATAGCACCAAAATGGGATATACAGCATATTGCAGTAGACCCACCATCGTCACCAcctaacacatttttaaaactcCACAGGTTTACGAACAAAAATCCAACCGTGTTTGAAGTAACCCGTCTAGTCTTCTTGAAAATTATAGCTTACCCCCTCTGTGGACCAATGATACAAATGAGAACTTACAACATTacaaatcgagtttcgatatttcggcggacagagcatagatagtcgaTTATATACACTATATAATGTGCTCCACAATAAACAAGCTATAGTCACCTTGGTTCTGGAGATTTGCTGTACAAACACGTCTACATATACATTAGAAAGTGGTAAGTTAACCTATATCTGTAAAACGTAACTCATTATTTCACTATTAAAGTTTCTTCAGGACCTATTAGTTTTCTTCCAATTCACTGATCCACTTAAATATAAACTGGAACACCGTCATCGGTAAATCAAACATTGATACACGTGTTTAGAAAGTTTagatcatattaaaataatatcaaacattcttgaattcacatttttaaaacaaaccaaaccagcaatggtaaataaataacattcgTTGAAGAGTAGGTAAACTGTTAAAACCACCTGATTGTTGATAGGATATGTTTACTTATAAAACATATCTTTTCATGCTTGTATTTACAACTATTATTTCATCTTATTGTATCAATATACACACCAAACAATAtctgaaaatttatatttcaagcaTTATAATTGTGTACAGAGACTACGTCAAAGTTCAACATATTAAAATCTTCAAAATGCCATTAATGTCTTTTGATTAAAATTGACATATGAGAACATGTTATCCGTTTGTAGTATCCCATGTACTTTTACGTTACTTTCTGCAACAGCATTGTTAATACTGAGGTTTCGTTCCctgctggtgcagcggtaagtttatggatttacaactctaaaatcagtggGTTacatatggctttgctataagaaaaagacacacacacatactgcaGTTTTAAATGTCACGCACATGTTCAGATATTCTATCATGTACGGGTCGGCAAGTTTCTTCTAAATATGTACTACAGCAGCTGCCACTACATAAACTGTGTTCTTACCATGACATTGCTCATGTAGTATATATTTAGTAGCTTTACAGTTATTTTCCATATATCGTGTTTCTTTCTTGTGTGTTGAACTTGTTATTAATGATTTAACCAttgatatcataaatatatatataaatatatataggtgTGACAGGACTCGTTGGGATAGCTGAACTATTTCATTCTCGTTCATTCATTTATAGTTCCAGCTTCCTCTACACTTGGTGCACTTAAACTAGTTTATCGATATGTGGTTTAACAAACGTCTTACGGTTTTTAgcagctttaaaaaaaacattaactttaaacgcagtttttcaaaatatgtttcacTTACGTTCTATAATTTTATATTCGATCTAGTTGTGTTTGTAAACAcgtaattaaaaactataaagtcTGAGTGCACAGTTCTTGATTTTCCTATTATTATCAGTCTTACAACGAAATAAAGGAAATGAAATAAGTATTAGTAAGACACGAGCGTGAGCTTTGATTTTCGAGGTacacataataatgtttttaataatttgaaaattgtgattttcttgtagcaaagccacatggggatatctactcagcccaccgaggggaatcgaaccgctgattttagcgttgtaaatccggagacataccgctgtactagcggggggcgactTGAAAAAGTCACAGAAAAATATTTCCACAAATTTCGTGTCTCTTGTAATAAGAACAACGAGTTGGTATAATAATTGATAcgaattatttatatacaactgtTTGTGCTGTGTTCCAGCACGCCACAATAgacctagaaaaaaaaaaacacagcaaaATATAACTCCTTTAAgatgtattaaaatacataatgatCAACTCtatataatatagaattaaaatctcATTTTGATCGGtttttaaatagaatttaaattatatattgttaattactgagtattttaatacaatttaaatatttatacaagtttcattgaatttcatttattaactacagtttatttgttcttaaacaaAAAGTTAAGCATTGGGCTAACAATCTAACTATGTGGTGTCTAATGGTTGACGAAAAACAGTTTTGAGTGTTTAGGTCTTCAATGGGGGGATACTAAACTGTAACAATGAGCTATATCATACTTGGGATAATTCGAATGGTTGTTTAATAAGCTAGTGTAGATAATGCTGTGAAACCTACCGTTTATTTCAATATGTAGAGTAACTTACATAATTTATCCAGTGAATGTGTGAAAATAGGAACTCTGACCTCTAACAGGTATCTAAGTGAAATAGGTTCTTATTCTGAACACagacattaaagaaaaacaagtcacacaaataaacaaataaaatgtaatctTTATTATGTCTATATTTGACTGACcgcattttggtttgtttgtgaGTCGAAATCTCTGCTTGAAGGTCATGGAGAAACACGTTCAAACTTTGTTTCTGTTCTTACTTTGAATGAACCAGAATTATGATTACGCTTGAAAAGACTGAAATCACATAACCTAAAGATATCACAGATCCTGTAGCAGTTTGATATCAGActgtttatgatatttacttACATTAAGACAGAACATTACGTAGCTGACTTTCAATAGAGTATAGGCTAATCATTGTGGTATTACCACACGTACTAAATCGTAATATTCTAAAAAGAGTGCTAAAAACCGAATTTTGATACAAgaattaggtttggtttgtttgttttgaatttcgcgcaaagctacaccagggctatctgcgcgctagccatttttaattttgcagtttaagactagacggaaggcagttagtcatcaccacccaccgccaactcttggggtactctttttttttccaacatatagtgggattgatcgtaccattataacgcccccacggttgaaaagggaacatgtttggtgagacagggattcgaattcgcgaccctcagattacgaggcgagtgtcttaaccaccttacatggccatgccgagtccACAAGATAAGTAACCCATTACGTGGTTTTATGCATAACACCAAGTACAAAAATCCAATCcagattatttgtttgcttgaaaGTGATCACTCCATATAACAGGTGCACACGGAagtacagttaaattattttcccTTTATATGTTAAAAACCTGGCCCGAATTTTTATGTTCGTCTCACTCGTACTAATTTCTcgagtttatgaaaaaaaatacaactacatcagattaaacatgaaaaacaaactagtcgaaattttgtaaaaattgtaCATTTAATCCGCCCATCTCTACTTGTTCCCATCCAAACATGCTTATCATGTTGTGTTACAGCATACCTTTTTTTACAAACTATAAGACTAGTTTGTATTAGCCACACTATAAGATGGAACTTTGCTTAACAATATAACACAAATCCGTGACGActtaagaagaaacaaaacaaaaacaacaacatgagttTGTTCAAGAAGCTTTTGGTTTTTGACAAACATCCGCCAACATTCACCACAAAGCTTATTTTAAACGTTCCTAAGGGAGGGATAGTATATTGTTTTGTCATATAAGTTCATCTGTCTTCCTCAAAGATAAGACAACCCTCGATATCCTAAAAATCTTATATAAAGGCAATTATAAGTGAAGTCAATATCCAAGATATTATTAGATTAAGTtacttgaaatttaaaatgtaaaaatttcttcttaacatttcatttattctattaatatcataatttttgtttcagaagAACTAAACAAAGAATTGATTCGAAATCTTTTTTATTACCCTTTCAATGTCAGATCTTTCTGGAATTACAAGTACAGGAACGATTCGAAACGTCTTATTTTTTCAATACTCAACATTTTTTAACAAAGACGAACAAGGGAATAATtctaaaaatcttattttttgtttcaattccCAATTTTTTTATTAGCAAGAATAAACATAAGGACGGTTCCAAACATTTACCTTGCTGTTTCAGTTACTGACCTTTTATAGCAGCATGAGAACAGTTCTAAACATGTTACTTTTGTTTCAATTCCTGATTTTTACAATCAAAATGAGAAATGGCTCGTTAGAAACGTTTCTATACACAGCTGCATACCGTTTGTacacaaaaaagtacaaaacattcAAGAACTTTTCTAATAATATTGCTTTTGATTTAATGACAAACAGAACCTAGTGATGCCAAAATATCTTACctgtgaataacaaaaaataaataatttaaacgcAGATTTTGTTATTACTGTGGCGATACTTTACACATATAATGACTGAGCTTTAAAACCACAAATATGTATTACTTAAAAGAGGGTGAATGAATGTACAAGTTGTTTTTACATCAAGtaataatgtcacaaaaataaagttttgttctaACAATGAAACTGACAGATTGTTTTAAATAAGTAGTTTGCTTTAATTGTTGTAGCCTTTAAAATGGCGTTTTCATtttgttagttttagtttaatgtgGTTTGTACGTTTCAACACGTTTCTGAAATTCTAAAATATGCTGTAAATTCAAGTGACAACTAacctatttttttaatatttcagtttcaaCAAGGGGCGACAGTCATTTTTTCGCTATGAAATAAGGAAATAATTTAAGATGTTTGGAACATTTAAATACATCTGGATTTATTCTACCACTCGGACATCTAACAGAAATGAAAATCCAAAAACGGATTGAGTaatccaacaaaaacaaaacattataaagttaGAGAATAAATAGCAAGAAATCCTGAGTTTGTTCCCAAGGTTTTGGATTAAAGTTGTGAACAGTTtcccaaacaaaataaaaatatgtaaacaaacaacaaaaataaaatttatcacgtGGCTTAACTAATCAGAATTCCAATCATGCATAAACATGACATGTTATACCATAGAAGAGATAAACCATTGAGAAGTGAAGATACGTGAAATCAAGCGAACAGGGCGATCCCAAGGGCGACGGGTTTCTGGattgacttcttttttttttatttcgcgaaTAACGGTAAAAAAAAAGTAGAGCAAAGGTTGGCAGGCTATCAGATTCTTTAACCTTCCTTTGTTGAAGTAATCAGAAACCAAATATGGGAAAACGTCTGATGTTGACGTAATGTCCTTTGTTTTTCCGCTCGAGAGACGTTTCCCTTGGCGGATTAGAGAAGTTGTTTGGCGAGAAGACGTTGTGTCTTGTTCCCAATATATGATCTTTTTAACTTTCAAGACTGGACGTCCTTTGTGTTTTTTATTCCGATTAAATAACTCTGTAGTTGAAACTTATCTTAATCAATTAAGTTTAATAAGGCGTTTCGGTAATAGTGAAATAAGGCATCCTTACGCTAAGCTAGCATGTCTAGAAATTGTTTAGTAGTAATGAACTAGTACATCATAACTATAACGTTAAGCCTCAAACAAAGCTTGCGTGCACAGAATaatcaggcctggcatggtcaggtgggttaaggcgtgcgactcgtaatccgagggtcgcgggttcgcattcccgtcgcattCCCAaaagccatgggggcgttataatgtgacggtaaaaaagtagctcaagagttggcggtgggtggtgatgactagctgccttccctctagtcttatacagctaaattagggacggctaccacagatagccctcgtgtagctttgtgcgaaattaaaaaaaaaaactacacagaaTAATCTGTTGATAAGAAATGAAAGACGCAAGaatggaaaactaaaatataaacagagaaagtatttcacaacaattaagttgttaacactcctacgaaaagtggggcctaataggccccagagcaacttgaaaggttattaatattaggctaataattttgtatttaaatgaaattgccatttaaatccattaatgaatggattaacgagattcccactgtccgtatctactatctagcgaaaccacagccaggggaacgggcttggagaaatcaggactagaaacgtcttttcgtaggagtgttaatgtacttttctttcctgttcttctggtgttaaattatttaaagtgtttattcAATGAGTGATAGAGTAACGTTTTGTCAGCATCTCTCACTTCCTTTGTTAAAGTCCGGGTGTTAATAAGACGTAAGCTAAATAAATGAAAGATTCAGAGAGGGTTAGCCTATATCTtatgacggctggtatgggtattaaaacttttactaataaagcagagaacaactaatagaaatgttaatacccataccagccgtcctgaaatatatttttacttcaagtgggtttatcgtcaACACGAGAAGGTTAACCTgtttaatttagttaaaaactACGATGTTCTGTTATGTTTAACAGAGATTGTTTCTGTCAATTTGCATATTTCTCATTTACAGCTCAGTACTAGGCTTCACGGTCTATCACACTGGAACTCATGGTTGAAATTCCGCAGACAACCTATTGCGTCGATTTGCATTAAATTAAAGCAAAACTAACAATTCGTACGTGAATTCCTGCTTTGTACTCACACGAAAAGTAAAATACCTGGGCGTAAATgttaaaatcacattaaaatatacattaattttagtttaaaatctaTAATGAGGGGACATTTTTAACAAAGAATGTTCTATTTATGCACACATGGCACAAAGAGCGAACTCAGTTCCGACTGTAGATCACGTACAGGGTAATCTCTCATAGTTCTGATAATATTTATGCAAGTTACAGTATTTTTCAATTTATATCAGTAACCAGGACATTAATAACCAAGATAGCGACAGCTTAAACTTAATTGTCTGATTTATATCTAGATCAGGTTcttaggtggtgataactacttCTCAAATTAACATGAGTTGTGTGAAGGTTGGGATAACAGTTATTAAACATTCGTCTCAACAGAAAGCCTGCGACGAAAATATGTAAGCATTGTTTTAAAAGCCATCTGCCGCGATAACTAGGCGGTATCGAaatctggattttagcgttggaagttcgTAAACTTTTCGTTGTCTCATCGGGAGACACACGTGAGCATAAGTGCTCAGTACTTAAACCACGAGTAAGTTTGTCAGTATGCTAGTTACAGATATCCATGTACATTAatactacaaatatatatgtttatatctgCTTTAAAAGAATGTTTGTGTATATAGTATCAATATGTTGATATTGGTTTTGGCTGTTACAACGTAACATTCTACGATGTAATACCTACAAGGAAAACATCCTGTAGAAATTACAATATAGTTTCATGGTGGAATATATCGCTGTTGTCTTTTCTTTCAGTAAACAGTTATCTGATAAAATGTCAAGATTTATGCGAACAACAGTTTATGTGGTTATTGTAATACTGTTGTGAAGAAGAAACAATAATCAAATACGTTAGAACGTAAAATAAACTGACATCAATAGGATTCAGTAAGAGGCTCTTTAATACAAAGCAGTAAAATATAAGTACATTTGTATCTTAGAATTACGAATATAATAATACGAGGCAGGCATAACTTAGCAAAGTAaatgatgaaaatatttcaaacagattaagaaaatgaaatgacCACAAACATTTGTCGTTTCTtcgttttttttatcatttttaaacagtTCTTTACCCAGTCGCACCATCTTTGAGTTAAAGTTAgctaataaagttattatacatgTTTAAGTCTCTTTGAAATTGTTAGTTAAAGTCCAGTTTCCCAATTACTTTTTGCAGATATGTATAGACAGTGAAAAGTCCAAGGGATTTTAAGGAATCATGAACAAGTTCACTCGTTTAATAAGTAGCAATCAAAGACTTCTGTTCGTCGAGTACTTTCTGTTCCTCGGCTCTATGTTTATGAAGGGCAGCATTGTGGTGCAAAGCGGTGTAATAGTGGCCAGGGTGGTAGTAGCCACCGTAGTAATTACCAGGGTAGTAGTAATTAGGGTAATAATAACCATGGTGGTAAGCAGCAGGATTCTTGGCAATTACTTCAAGCTCACGAGCTTTTTGAAGCTGAAGATCTGGTACTTGTTGTAAGTTGATGTAATGGAGAGCCTGCTGTTGTAGAGCCTGCAGATAGGCCGGGTCGTGTTGGCCTGCTGGAACGTTGTAGGGGAAGATCCCAGCCAAAGAAACAGTGCAGACACAAGCAAGGATTACCTTGACGGAAAATACAAAACTGTGTCATTACATAAGAtagaactttattaaaaatatagaacCATCTATTTCGTAAACGTACTTAAACTACTACGATGTGAGAATGAAACATTGGAACTTAATCAAAATGATTAAACATGAACTAATGAAAACAAATGATCTGATTACAAAACACAACCAGTTCTATCAACATGCTCTCACTCCTCTGTAATGGATTACAACAACTCACTACATAcagaaataatacagtttatactttgttatttattgttaattttatctgttgcTGGAACCAATCTGTAATGACTAATCTTTAACACAAGCAGATTAGATcgtctttatatgtatatatgagaAATACGAGGGAATTTATAGTCAACtgctgtaatttatatttaagaaaagagacagaaagttgttttaaaagtatgtttGACAGGTGATACTTCCTTTATTATGAACAACTAGAAAGTTGAATTCAACATTTGAACATAACATGAcaagtttaaaacatatatattgtgGTATCTATAACCGTAATGGTTGCTGAGATCAAAGGGTTTTAACAACACTTACCAATCGCATCATCTTTGTAGTGATTGTATGCAAAATCAACAGCTACCTCACTAAGGAAATCTGTACCAACAACAGTACCTCGATACAAACTCTGGAAACTATTCCAGCTTTTATACTCTCTCGTTCACGGTCGTTTCTCAGGAGTAAACGATAAGTGTCCTTCTTAGTTTTGTCATCGAGAGTTATTAAGGAAGATGACCTTGCAGAGGAACCAAACACGTTGATCCTTACGTCAAAATACACTTTTTGCAAGAACTCCACCCGTGGTTTGTATCTAGAGGAATTTTCACGAATACGCCTTCTGAAATATCCGAGCACACAAACAAAGCTTTCATCTAAGTTCTCCATTCCATATAGTCGGCACAATGCCAAATATTTTGGGGGTCTCTTGTTCCTTGCTTAGCGTATACGATATTATAAAGTAACTTAAAATTTTTATCATGTACACTCGAACATCCTACAGGTGTCAGCTTATTACAAAGTAAGTCTTTACAATTGTTTTGCtcgtttaaaattttaaagggtTAAACTTTTGCTTAAAATCACAACAGGAAACCTTAGGTTGTTCTTCAGCTACAATAACATGGTTCACTTTTACTAAAACCTTGAGCAAAACATTTGTGTCTTACACCTTATACTATAAATGCACTTGTAAACAAACCATGTATTGGTagtcaaaacataaaaaacaagtgTCTTCTTCGACTTCTTGCAAAAGAACTCCTTAAccatttcaattaattaatttcctTTGAAAGACAAACCCAGAGAATGTGAATACAGACTTGTAGACTTGCATACACAAATGTATCTGCAACGTTACGTGTTATAATAATCTCTTGTCTGTTTATCAAACCGAAGTAAAACCTTATATTATACAGTTTGGTTCAGTTGCCTAACTGCTTCAAGCACTTATAATAAAATGTGAGTTGTAACGCATATTGTTCATCTGGTTAAGGTAAATATCTCATATCTTCACTTGTTATTCTTGATAAGTGGGCCTCTAACACGGTTCTTCCGTAAAAATGATTTTTACTTAATACCAtagatttcaaaataaaaccgaaatatatatatatatatatatatatatagacataaatCGTTTTTTTATCTATTTAGCAAAATATAGGTTATGTTTCAGCACTTCGTACTTTAAAATGGTATATCAGTGCATGATGTATTTTCATAAGAAGACCTACTGCAAACCCTTTAAACATGGTATTTAGTTTCCATTAGTAAACCTTTGAACATAATATCTCTCCATTACTAGTGACACCCTCCTCCTAGTATCTCTTTATAACTGGTAACAATTTCAACATAATATCTcttgattacactgtgtaacaaaatttttactttttcttgttcctgggcagaaaatgttatttccctattgcttatgcctaaagtaaatggaaaagacctatttttctctttaaactttgcttttctgacctgggagcgtataacgaaaacattatgggagactatattttagggctgacacgtgaaagtcgcaaatctagaaaaactactcacttctaaacatttttgaataacttcagtattgtaaatcttgattcatatgttgttttattcagaccttatataaatgaaaatgtacaaatttaaaaataatggaaaataagtgaatttctaaatttcattatccaggtatCAAAAGCAAAGTTcaaagagaataatggccatattttcttacttttacaacataaacaattaaaaaataacactttctacaggaacaacatttgtgttgcatagtgtaattgataacttttaatttcaagatGGTATTTCTTTTTATCAGCAATAAATCCTTAAATATGATATCTACTGACAACTATTACGCCCCTGAACATAAATCTCTCGACCACCGTTAAATCCCTGAACATAATGTTTTTTCATATATGACGGCCACTTGgtttttacaaatttcaaaaataaattctttaatCAAATTACAAACACATGGAAACTATAGTCATGAATACCACACGATTTTCAATTTTCTTATAAAGTTTTACAGACAACACTTACGATTCAGATAAGCTCAAAAATGCATCGACTGGATACGGTAGTTATATAAATAATCGTCTCTGTAAATAACGTTATTCGTTATCAATTGTCATTAGTCCTAGTTTAATAGTTCTGTAAACTAAAACAATTCTATATCAAACAGATATCAAGGTGGATTTAATTTAGTCTTAATCCTCGTGTAtctctttttattattgtattagtcTTAGCAAACTTAgctaaaaacagaataattttagatttttattcTAAAGCAAACAATAAAGCgatcataaaataaacatgtttatattttttgtgagaaAGTTCAGAAGCAATCTGATAGGTTAAATGTTTCATCAAGTACCAAAGTATGAGAAACTACGATATATAAAGAAAGGTAGTGATACATTAATAGCCAAGCACCTaagatataaagtaatatataagcTGAAAGAGTTTATATCGTCTCTATGATGAAAAGTTTGGTTGTTTAGGATCCTGTCAGACCAAACTTCGTCATCAGGTTAGCAAACCTACATTGTGAATCTGTGAGTTCatcaaaaaaaattttctcatcccaaacgagccgtttctacctttatatttttctctacaagtgggttttctcgacatcactgattgtgaGTTCATAATGTGCTTAATAATCACTGAAGAACGTCATCTACACTCTGTAACCTTGGTGACACCATACCAGTGATGATTAAATCTTATTATTGTATCCCGAACATTGTGGCTTGTTGTTTCTGAGCATCTGATTCCCCTATAAGCTATCAGTGTTGTAATAGGAACAACTGCGTGTGATTAGGCTTTTCTCTGATTTCCACTTAAATGTTTAAAACCAATAAGAAGACGGGTATCTGCTAGATTCAAGTAGTCTACAAGGAAAAGACTGGTTCTGTTATTGATTTTAGTACCGTAGAATATGTGGCTAACATATTAACATTTGTTCTCTTTATTCTCAGAAGAAACAGTTAGATACGTTTAGCTAAGAGCAAATCTTAGGAGGAAATAAAGTGTGGAATCACGACTACGTCCACAAAGCCTACCTCACCTGGATTCTTTTGTTAGCTTC
This genomic window from Tachypleus tridentatus isolate NWPU-2018 chromosome 10, ASM421037v1, whole genome shotgun sequence contains:
- the LOC143230496 gene encoding uncharacterized protein LOC143230496, encoding MSESTWSALPRCSYISNRKRKSLIFSASSRLCLECLRGIKMLQVLILTCVIGSSWQQEIYPYKRNVPAKPEVSYYRQPAIVHKVQIGSELQGDYKFTYDTGESPLGQSYRTETRLPDGSVKGSYGYLDQNNKLRIIRYFAGKEGFVAEGDVSPINSPPPAPQPILQHLVANKSPQYLPQQHVTRQLPDDVSQYQRTSSQPPRSNLQHPIYRQPPDNTPQRDFVPEPQLHLSPLKTFKPPPQSSYTEDDFGPPFIDTSLLSYNIGAKQRA
- the LOC143230504 gene encoding cuticle protein 13-like, whose product is MMRLVILACVCTVSLAGIFPYNVPAGQHDPAYLQALQQQALHYINLQQVPDLQLQKARELEVIAKNPAAYHHGYYYPNYYYPGNYYGGYYHPGHYYTALHHNAALHKHRAEEQKVLDEQKSLIATY